One genomic window of Numida meleagris isolate 19003 breed g44 Domestic line chromosome 1, NumMel1.0, whole genome shotgun sequence includes the following:
- the GPR83 gene encoding probable G-protein coupled receptor 83, producing the protein MFCCFVGLSLPYFVNTFTTSGKLPLNRSLEEVLEIPNISGFFPWDNDTLADWQSFVGRSRHGADSQHVAPKALLIAAYSIIIVLSLFGNVMVCHVVIKSKRLRSATSLFIVNLAVADIMITLLNTPFTLARFVNSSWIFGKGMCHVSRFAQYCSLHVSALTLTAIAVDRHQVIMHPLKPRLPMAKGIIYISIIWVMAACFSLPHAIYQKLFTFEYSEEVTRCLCLPDFPEPADLFWKYLDLATFILLYVLPLLIISAAYMTVAKKLWLRNVIGDVTTEQYFALRKKNKKTIKMLMLVVILFAICWFPLNCYVVLLSSQTIHSNNALYFTFHWLAMSSTCYNPFIYCWLNDSFRAELKALLNICRKPPGPAEQRLPSTVPSYRLAWPEHSHFKRLQVPRVPASASNSHLGKMDISAVEPIVAVS; encoded by the exons ATGTTCTGCTGTTTCGTTGGGCTCTCCCTCCCCTACTTCGTGAACACCTTCACAACCTCAGGAAAGTTGCCCCTCAACAGAAGTCTTGAGGAAGTGTTGGAAATCCCAAACATCTCGGGGTTCTTTCCCTGGGATAACGACACGCTGGCCGACTGGCAGAGCTTCGTGGGCAGGAGCCGGCACGGAGCGGACTCTCAGCACGTCGCGCCCAAAGCTCTGCTCATCGCGGCGTACTCCATCATCATCGTCCTCTCCCTCTTTGGCAACGTCATGGTCTGCCACGTCGTCATCAAGAGCAAACGCCTGCGCTCGGCCACCAGCCTGTTCATCGTCAACCTGGCCGTGGCCGACATCATGATCACGCTTCTCAACACGCCTTTTACGCTG GCTCGTTTTGTGAACAGCTCGTGGATATTTGGGAAGGGGATGTGCCACGTCAGTAGGTTCGCGCAGTACTGCTCGCTCCACGTCTCTGCCCTGACCCTCACGGCCATTGCTGTGGACAGGCACCAG GTTATAATGCACCCTCTGAAACCTCGCTTACCTATGGCAAAAGGCATTATCTACATCTCTATAATTTGGGTCATGGCAGCTTGTTTTTCCCTCCCACATGCTATCTACCAAAAACTCTTCACTTTTGAATACAG TGAGGAAGTTACCCGGTGCCTGTGCCTCCCAGACTTCCCTGAGCCAGCTGACCTCTTCTGGAAGTACCTCGACTTAGCGACCTTCATTTTGCTCTACGTCCTGCCCCTGCTGATCATCTCTGCTGCCTACATGACGGTGGCCAAGAAGCTCTGGCTGCGCAATGTCATTGGGGATGTCACCACCGAGCAGTACTTTGCCCTTcgcaaaaaaaataagaagactATAAAGATGTTGATGCTCGTTGTCATCCTCTTCGCCATCTGCTGGTTTCCCTTAAACTGCTACGTCGTCCTGCTCTCCAGCCAAACCATCCACTCCAACAATGCCCTGTACTTCACCTTTCACTGGCTTGCGATGAGCAGCACCTGCTACAACCCCTTCATCTACTGCTGGCTCAATGACAGCTTCCGGGCAGAACTGAAGGCTTTGCTCAACATCTGCAGAAAACCTCCtggccctgcagagcagaggcttCCCTCCACGGTCCCTTCCTACCGACTGGCGTGGCCTGAACACAGCCACTTCAAGAGGCTGCAGGTCCCTCGTGTCCCTGCCTCAGCCTCCAACAGCCACTTAGGAAAGATGGACATCTCTGCAGTTGAGCCCATAGTAGCTGTGAGCTAA